From a region of the Oncorhynchus keta strain PuntledgeMale-10-30-2019 chromosome 13, Oket_V2, whole genome shotgun sequence genome:
- the nat16l gene encoding N-acetyltransferase 16, like: protein MAGSCVGESDGLTFWVAEQKDYDDVMSISVQIYGGNDYLPHRYANWLTEPDRAVILGRRDGKLVALVSGLIVDEGCTVVVEGLRVCPSERGRGVAGVIQRFADQYIQQLYPSVRTKRQTKVDEPSAGPTQTLSKFTELGRQAGLSIIGEADSFEGFISHLRNKLHSTTGSEPGVSVPQMFLIEDEQHLKNILLDPELPSRVELPGGAIIQDWQALKPIEGNLEILARRNLTWLADKPERPAFLSFYTPPYPIPYKGGSLRFNIDMFGTDLVSAKRALVGHFEKVRERREVKGRVMVHVYLNKSLWEGMREFCEGYTGITRWREYWEQMVLERGM, encoded by the exons ATGGCAGGTAGCTGTGTTGGGGAGAGCGACGGCCTGACATTCTGGGTGGCTGAACAAAAGGACTATGATGACGTCATGTCCATTTCTGTTCAAATCTATGGAGGGAATGACTACCTGCCTCATCGATATGCCAATTGGTTGACTGAGCCTGACAGAGCGGTTATACTGGGACGCAGAGATGGCAAATTG gtGGCACTGGTGTCTGGTCTAATCGTTGACGAGGGGtgtacagtagtggtggaggggttgagggtgtGTCCAAGCGAGAGGGGTCGCGGTGTGGCTGGGGTTATCCAGAG ATTTGCTGACCAGTACATCCAGCAACTGTACCCCAGCGTCAGGACCAAGAGACAAACCAAGGTTGACGAGCCTTCAGCTGGGCCCACACAGACATTATCCAAATTCACAGAGCTAGGGAGACAG gCTGGACTCTCAATCATCGGGGAGGCCGACAGTTTCGAGGGTTTCATCTCACACCTGAGGAACAAACTACATTCCACCACAGGAAGTGAGCCAGGTGTGTCCGTCCCTCAAATGTTTCTGATAGAGGATGAGCAACACCTGAAGAACATCCTCCTTGATCCTGAACTCCCCTCCAGGGTTGAACTTCCTGGTGGTGCCATTATCCAAGACTGGCAGGCCTTAAAACCAATCGAAGGCAACCTTGAGATCTTAGCAAGGCGAAACCTCACCTGGTTGGCCGACAAGCCGGAAAGACCTGCCTTCCTCAGCTTTTACACTCCACCTTACCCAATCCCGTACAAGGGAGGATCGCTGAGATTCAATATCGATATGTTTGGAACTGATCTAGTTTCAGCAAAGAGGGCACTTGTCGGCCATTTCgagaaagtgagggagaggagggaggtgaaggggagggtGATGGTTCATGTGTATCTGAATAAGTCGCTatgggaggggatgagggagttCTGTGAGGGATACACAGGGATAACGAGGTGGAGAGAGTACTGGGAACAAATGGTtctggagagagggatgtga